The Pseudomonas putida nucleotide sequence CCATGCGCTTGAGCTTGATGAACTCGTCGACGATCTCGGCGCCGAGCACCTCGCGGAACAGCGGGTCGGCCTCCAGCGCATCAGCGGCTTCCTTGAGCGATTGCGGCAAGGTCTTGATGCCGCGTGCGGCGATTTCTTCGAGGCTCAGGTTGTAGAGGTTCTCGTTGCACATCTCGCCCGGTTCCAGCTGGCGGTCGATGCCATCGAGGCCGGCGGCGATGATCGCGGCGGTGACCAGGTATGGGTTGCAGCCGGCGTCCGGCAGGCGGAACTCAAGGCGGCCATAGGGGATGCGCACCATCGCCGAACGGTTGTTGGCGCCGTAGGCGACAAAGGCCGGCGCCCAGGTGGCGCCGGACAGCGAGCGGCCGACCACCAGGCGCTTGTACGAGTTGACCGTGGGTGCGGCGAAGGCACACAGCGCTGGGCCGTGGGCCAGCAAGCCGGCGGCGAAGTGGTAGGCCAGTTTCGACAGGCCCATGCCGCTGCTGTCGGAGGGGTCGTGAAACAGGTTCTTGTTGCTGCTGCTGGCCAGCGACAGGTGGAAGTGCATGCCGTTGCCGGCGCGCTTGGGGTCGGGCTTGGGCATGAACGAGCAGATCATGCCCAGGTCGTTGGCGATCTCGCCGGCGGCCATGCGAAAGAAGGTGAAACGGTCGGCCGACTCCATAGCGTCGCTGTAGGTGTAGTTGATCTCGAACTGGCCGTTGGCGTCTTCATGGTCGATCTGGTAGATGTCGAAGCCGACCGGCTGCAAGGCCTCGGTAAGGCGTTCGAGGAACAGCCGCGAGCGCGACAGGCCCTTGTAGTCGTAGCAAGGCTTGTCGAGGTTGTCGGAGGCGTCCACCAGCTGCAGCTTGCCGCCTTCGTCGCGGCGGAACAGGCTGAACTCGGGCTCAAGGCCGGTATTCAGGGTCCAGCCCTTGTCGGCCAGGCGCTGCACCTGCTGCTGCAAAACGTAACGGCTGTCGTAGGGCCACGGCTGGCCGTTGACATGGCCCACGCACACCACCCGCCCATAGCCCGGCTGCCAAGGTACCGGGATCAGCGTGGAGAGATCGCCACGGGCCATGAAATCCGGGCCATGGGGCTCCATGCCCATGCCGCAGATGGCGAACCCGGCAAAGCCGGCGCCCTCTTCAGCCACCATCTTGAGGCCCGATACCGGCACCGACTTGGTCTTCGCCGAACCGTGGATATCGACGAACTGCGCCAGCACATACTTGATGCCGTACTGGTCGAGGGTGCGCTGGGTTTCTGCTGGCAACATGGGTTGATCACTCCTGGGTGAGGGGCACTAATTCCACATGAGAAACTTACTTTCCTCACAGGAATGCAATGGGCTTGCCAATTCATGATCAACCCAAGTTATGTTGCGTCTGTACCGGCCCCTTCGCGGGGCAAGCCCGCTCCTACAAGGGACGCGTATCCCTTGTAGGAGCGGGCTTGCTCCGCGAAGAGGCCGGTACAGGCAACACATAAATGGGGCAGATTTTCATGCTGTATTTATGGGAAAATTGTTTTCATCTGAGGAAATCGACGGCCAACGCAGCCGCCTTTCGCACTTTCCCGGTGCGAAAAATTTATTCTTGAACTGAAACCGTGCAGGACATACGATGCCAACCGAAACCCCACCGCGCCTTCGCCTGGAGCAATACCTGGGCCTGCAGATCAAGCGCCAGCGCCAGGCCCAGTCGCTCAAGCTCGCCGATGTGGCGCGCATCGCCGGCATCAGCCAGGGCATGCTGAGCAAGATCGAGAACGCCCAGGTATCCACCAGCCTCGATACCCTGAGCCGACTGTGCGATGTGTTGGGGATGCCGATGGCCAAGCTGTTCAGCCAATATGACCAGCCCGATGGCAATGCCTTGCTGGTCAAGGCCGGTGAAGGGCTTGAGGTGGTGCGCCGCGGCACCGAGAAGGGCCATACTTACCATTTGCTCAATCACGCCAGGGGCCCGAAGAAAAACTTCGAGGCGTACATGGTGACCATGGATGACGCCAGCGAAGAGTTCCCGACCTTCGCCCACCCCGGTACCGAGTTCCTGCACCTGCTGGAGGGCGAGCTGGTCTACCGCCACGGCAACCAGCTCTACCACATGCAGGCCGGCGACAGCCTGACCTTCGATGGCGAAACCCCGCACGGCCCTGAGCAGCTGGTACAGGTGCCGATCCGCCTGCTGTCGATCATGAACTACGGTGAGGAATAACAAGGCGCTGCAAGGCAACAGCCAATGTCGCGATCAGACAAGCACACGTCGCCCGCAATCGGCTTGCAAACCGTGTCTACAAAAATAATACACACATCGACCAGCCCCGCGCCGTGGGCTGATCGATGTGGTATTCGCGAGTAAAACAGCCTCGCTTCACAATTCCAACGCTGTGGCGCCTTTTTGCACCGGGCAGTTCGTCCGGGCTCATAACGATAAAACTCCCAGTATTAGAGACCCGCGCCGCGCCAATCGGGAGTGTTTGCGCGCGCCACATTGTGAAGACTTGACTGCCATGATCGCGACTTCAATCCCCGTAGCCGGTGCTGCCACCGGCCACCGTAACGCCCTGTGCGTTGCCCACATCGCCGCTGTGCTGTTCGGCTTGACCGGTATCCTCGGTCACCTGATTGACGCCGACGCCAGCATCATCACCTTCGGCCGCGCCACCTTCGCCTTCATCGCCCTGGGCTTCGTCGCCGGGCTCAAGGGCACCCGCCTGCTCGACGCGCTGACCCTGCGCAACCTGCCGGTGCTGGGCCTGACCGGCGCCCTGCTGGCGACCCACTGGGTGACCTTCTTCATCGCTGTCAAAGTGGGCGGCGTGGCCGTGGCCACCCTCGGTTTTGCCAGCTTCCCGGCCTTCATCGCCATGATCGAACGCGGCGTGTTCGGCCAGCGCATCGGCGCCGTGCAAGGTTTGCTGCTGTTGATGGTAACGGCGGGCCTGGTGCTGGTGGTGCCGACCTTCGACCTGCTCGACAAAGGCACCGTCGGCCTGCTCTGGGGCCTGGGCTCGGGCCTGGCGTTCGCACTGCTGACCGTGGCCAACCGCCGTAACGGCTCGAGCATGAATGCCATGCAGGTGGCGTTCTGGCAGAACGTGGTGGTAGCTGCGCTGGTCGCGCCGTTCGCCTTCAGCCACCTGGGCAACACCAGCCTGGGCAGCAATGACTGGGTCAACCTGGCGCTGCTGGGGGTGTTCTGCACCGGGCTGTCGCAGTTCCTGTTCGTCAAGAGTCTGGAAGGGCTGGAGGCGCGCACCGCCGGCATGATCATCGCGCTGGAGCCGGTCTATGCGATTCTCGGCGCCTGGTGGCTGTTCGGTGACCAGCCGACGCTGCGCATGGCCGCCGGTGCTGCGCTGATCGTACTGGCGACCATTCTGGCAGCGGCACGCAAGGCCCCGGCTGAACAAGGCGATACCAGCCGCTGCGCGCATTGACCTGTGTGGGAGCGGCCTTGTGTCGCGAAAGGGCCGCAAAGCGGCCCCCGCAATTTGTGCGTTTGCGCTGAAATCCCGGGGCCGCTACGCGGCCCTTTCGCGACACAAGGCCGCTCCCACAAGTAAGGCGTCGCTCAGGCGCCTTCGGGTAGAAGGCTCCGGTCGAACATGAACACCCGCTCCCCCTGCGGCGTGTACTGATACAACTGCTGCGGCCGCCCCAGCCTGGGCTGGTTCTTCTCCCCGGTATCCCGCACCCACCCCAGCTCGCGCAAACGCTCCAGGCGCTTGCGCAGCGAGGTGTTGTTCACCGCCTGCCCCAGGCACGCCTGCACCGCCCCCAGCGCATCGAGCACGGTGAACTTCTGCGCCAGCAGGTACAACGGCAAGCTGCTGTACACCGTCTTCGAAGCCAACCGCTCGCGGGCACGCTCGGCCAGCAGGTTATGGTCGAACGGCAGCAGCACCTTGCGGTCAATCACGCTGTCCAGGTCGAAAAACGCCAGCTGCTCACCCTCGACCTGCTGCTGCGGATCGAGCAATGCCAGGTAGAAGGTACTCAACGACCACCCACGCGGGTCACGGAAGGCATTGCCTTCGGTACCCACCTGTTCGAGGTAGCGCGGCAGTACCAGGGCTTTCTCGCGCAGGGCGCGTTCGGCAGCGCCCTCGAGGCTGGTGTCCGGGGTACGGCCATTGACGATCACGCCAGGCAAGGCCCACTGGCCGACATGGGGCTCGCGCTCACGACGGTGCAACAACACTTGCAGATGCTGGGCATCAGGGGCCAGGCGCAGGGCGACGATATCGACACTGGCCAGAACTTCGACTGTACTCACCGGGGACTCCTTGTTCATCAGCGCAATAATCCACCAGAGCTTCTAAGTATGGCAACCCGCAATCGCGTAGCAAGTGTCACTTGACACACTTAATGCACCAGGTGAATTATATGGTCATTCCAGCGAGGAGACCCGCCATGAAGATCGCCAGTTTCGATGTCGACGCGCAGAACGGCTTCACTGCCAACGCCCCACAGGAGCTGCCGGTGCCGGAAGGCAACGAGATTGCCCCGGACCTCAACGCCATGGCCTTGCGCGCCGACCTGCGCCTGGGCAGCAAAGACGCCCACCCGGCCAACGCGGCCTGGGTGGTGGCCGAGCCCGGCCAGATGCTGCAGCCGCTGACCCTGGCCAACGCCGACCTGACCTGGGTCAGCCACTGCGTCCCCGGTACCCCCGGCTTCGAACTGCTGCCCGGCCTGCCCGCCCCGATCGACTACGACTACTTTGTCTGGAAAGGCGTCGAGCCCGACCTGCACCCCTACGGCGCCTGCTTCCACGACCTCGCCGAGCGCCGCTCCACCGGGGTCATCGAATTTCTCAAGGTGCACCAGGTCGGCGCTGTGATCGTCGGCGGCCTGGCCCTGGACTACTGCGTCAAGACCACCGCCCGGCAGTTGCGCCAGGCCGGCTTCCAGGTGCTGCTTTACCTGCCGGCCTGCCGCGCCCTGACCCAGGAAGGCGCCATCACTGCCTGCGGTGCGCTGGCCGCCGAGGGCGTGATCCTGTGCGGAGATGAAGCCGCGCTCGACTACCAGCTCTCTCTGATCAAGGAAAGCCGCCCATGAGCGAAAGCGTTTTCGGCCCACGGATCATCCAGAACCTGCTGGACACCGACTTCTACAAGATCACCATGATGCAGGCGGTGCTGCACAACTACCCCAACGCCGAGGTGGAGTGGGAATTCCGCTGCCGCAACAATGAAGACCTCTCCCCTTACCTGGCAGAAATCCGCTACCAGATCGAGCAACTGAGCGAGGTCACCGTCACCCACGACCAGCTGGCCTACCTGGAAAAGATCCCGTTCCTCAAGCCGGACTTCATCCGCTTCCTCAGCCTGTTCCGCTTCAACCTGCGCTACGTGCAGGTCGGCCTGGACGCCGCCGGGCAGTTGGCGATTCGCGTGCGCGGGCCGTGGCTGCACGTGATTCTCTACGAGATCCCGTTGCTGGCGATCATCAGCGAGGTGCGCAACCGCTACCGCTATCGCGACGTGGTGATCGAACAGGTGGGCGAGCGCCTGTACCAGAAGATGGACTGGCTCAAGGCCGAAGCCAGTGCCGACGAGCTGGCCGGTTTCCAGCTGGCCGACTTCGGTACCCGGCGGCGATTTTCCTACCGGGTGCAGGAAGAAGTGGTGTACCTGCTCAAGCACGACTTCCCCGGCCGCTTCGTCGGCACCAGCAACGTACACCTGGCACGCGAGCTCGAACTCAAGCCGCTCGGCACCATGGCCCACGAATGGTTCATGGCGCACCAGCAACTCGGCCCACGGCTGGTCGACAGCCAGGCCGCCGCGCTGGAAGGCTGGGTGCGCGAGTACCGTGGCCTGCTGGGCATCGCCTTGACCGACTGCATCACCATGGACGCCTTCCTGGGTGATTTCGACCTGTACTTCGCCAAGCTGTTCGATGGCCTGCGCCACGACTCCGGAGACCCGCTGGTGTGGGCGGAAAAAGCCATCGCCCACTATGAACGGCTGGGGATCGACCCGAAGGGCAAGACGCTGATCTTCTCCGACGGGCTGGATTTCGCCAAGGCACTGGGCCTGTATCGGGCATTGCACTCGCGGATCAACGTGAGCTTCGGCATCGGTACCCGGCTGACCTGCGATATCCCGGGGGTGGAGCCGATGAACATCGTGATCAAGATGACCGACTGCAATGGCGCGCCGGTGGCGAAGATTTCCGACAGCCCGGGCAAGACCCAGTGCCGGGACGAGAACTTCGTGGCCTACATGAAGCATGTGTTCAAGGTGAATTGACCCCGCCTGGGCAGGCACCGGGGCTGCGTCGAAAAAGCACCGCTCTGCGTGCCGATTGCCAGCACCGGGCCTAAGGCCTTGTTCTGTCTGCTTGTGCTTTTTCGCTCACCGTTCGAGAGCGAAAAACACACCTGATAGCACCTTGCCCTGCCCCTGGGCGCTGCTTAAATGAGTTCGCTATCCAAGCCTCTTCGGGCCTCTGCATAGTGGATTGCAGGCACGCCCCGCGCCTGCGCAAGGAATCTGCCTCACACACAACGCCCCGACAATCAGCACCGGTCGATCGGTCACTGTTCAAGGAGAAGTGTCATGGATGCACTGAAGAAACAGTTTTTCCCGTTCACCCTCAACCCCCTGTCAAACGTCGTCAGCATCGCCGCGCTCGGCAGCGTCCCCGCCGCACTGAGGGCGTCCAACGACCTGCCCATCGATCAGCAACTGGCAGATGCCTTCAATGCCAACAACGATGTGATGGCCTACGTGCTCGGCATCACCAACACCCAACTGCCGACCATCACCCCTGCCCCTTCCTGGTACAGCACGTTCCAGACTGCCTTCAGCAACGCCCAGATCCACGCCAACGCCTGGTACGGGATATCCGCAAACCTGGTGAGCATCCCCAACGCCATTGCCGGCTATGGCATTGCCTTCAACGTCAGCATGTCGACGATCAACTCGCTGATCGCGGTGCTTCAAGTCGACCCAGGCAATACCCAGGCCATCAGTTCGCTCAAGCAGCAGTTCACCGGGCTGATTTCGCAGCTTCGCGCGTTCAGCCAAAGCGCCGTGTCGGTGCACCAGTCGATCAACGACTATTCCAACAACCTGATCCAGGACAGCCAGATACTCGCCAAGGCCGTCACTGACTCCACCCAACAGCAGGATGTCAATCGCGACCAGGTCCGCCAGTATCAGGCCAAGATCGAAGAGATGCGCAAACAGATCAAGACCTGGCAGGTGGTGGAAACCGCCTCGGCAATCGGTGCTGGCGTAGCATTCTTCGCCGGGGCCGTGATTGCGATCTTCAGCCTCGGATTCGGCCTGGCCTTCGGCATCGTCGGCGCAGCGGCGGGGATTGCGACCATGGTCGCCGCCGAGGTCAAGATCAAGCAGCTGCGCAGCGAGATCGAAGCCGATACCACGCGCATGAACGCCGTGACCCAGCAATCTGCCAGCCTCGCGGCATTGAATGATCAACTGAACAAGCTGATCCAACTGTCCCAGTCTGCGGGTTCGCTGATCGGCCTGCTGTTGAACGTGTGGGAGGAACTCGAGGGTGAACTGAATACCGTTCTGACCGACCTCGGCAACTGCAAGGGCAATGTCAACAACCTCAACCTGCCTGAGCTGCAACGCAACCTTAACCTGGCCAATCAGGACTGGCAGACACTGGTCGGGCTGTGCAACAGCGTAGCGTCGATCAAGTACAACCAGGCCACGCCGGCCAAGGCCAATATCCAGTAGCCGCCTTGCCCGCCTCTGCTGCCGCAGCTCCCGGCAGCAGGGGCGGGTTACGGGGCCTCGGTGATCTGGCCCACGCACAGCTCCATGAACCGCGCTGCCGCCCGCGACGGTGTGGCGGCATGGGGCAAGAGGATGGAAAAGCGCCGCACCAGCGGTTCAGGC carries:
- the glnT gene encoding type III glutamate--ammonia ligase; the protein is MLPAETQRTLDQYGIKYVLAQFVDIHGSAKTKSVPVSGLKMVAEEGAGFAGFAICGMGMEPHGPDFMARGDLSTLIPVPWQPGYGRVVCVGHVNGQPWPYDSRYVLQQQVQRLADKGWTLNTGLEPEFSLFRRDEGGKLQLVDASDNLDKPCYDYKGLSRSRLFLERLTEALQPVGFDIYQIDHEDANGQFEINYTYSDAMESADRFTFFRMAAGEIANDLGMICSFMPKPDPKRAGNGMHFHLSLASSSNKNLFHDPSDSSGMGLSKLAYHFAAGLLAHGPALCAFAAPTVNSYKRLVVGRSLSGATWAPAFVAYGANNRSAMVRIPYGRLEFRLPDAGCNPYLVTAAIIAAGLDGIDRQLEPGEMCNENLYNLSLEEIAARGIKTLPQSLKEAADALEADPLFREVLGAEIVDEFIKLKRMEWVEYCRHVSDWEIQRYTEFF
- a CDS encoding helix-turn-helix domain-containing protein, with product MPTETPPRLRLEQYLGLQIKRQRQAQSLKLADVARIAGISQGMLSKIENAQVSTSLDTLSRLCDVLGMPMAKLFSQYDQPDGNALLVKAGEGLEVVRRGTEKGHTYHLLNHARGPKKNFEAYMVTMDDASEEFPTFAHPGTEFLHLLEGELVYRHGNQLYHMQAGDSLTFDGETPHGPEQLVQVPIRLLSIMNYGEE
- a CDS encoding DMT family transporter, yielding MIATSIPVAGAATGHRNALCVAHIAAVLFGLTGILGHLIDADASIITFGRATFAFIALGFVAGLKGTRLLDALTLRNLPVLGLTGALLATHWVTFFIAVKVGGVAVATLGFASFPAFIAMIERGVFGQRIGAVQGLLLLMVTAGLVLVVPTFDLLDKGTVGLLWGLGSGLAFALLTVANRRNGSSMNAMQVAFWQNVVVAALVAPFAFSHLGNTSLGSNDWVNLALLGVFCTGLSQFLFVKSLEGLEARTAGMIIALEPVYAILGAWWLFGDQPTLRMAAGAALIVLATILAAARKAPAEQGDTSRCAH
- a CDS encoding NrtR DNA-binding winged helix domain-containing protein: MSTVEVLASVDIVALRLAPDAQHLQVLLHRREREPHVGQWALPGVIVNGRTPDTSLEGAAERALREKALVLPRYLEQVGTEGNAFRDPRGWSLSTFYLALLDPQQQVEGEQLAFFDLDSVIDRKVLLPFDHNLLAERARERLASKTVYSSLPLYLLAQKFTVLDALGAVQACLGQAVNNTSLRKRLERLRELGWVRDTGEKNQPRLGRPQQLYQYTPQGERVFMFDRSLLPEGA
- a CDS encoding nicotinamidase produces the protein MKIASFDVDAQNGFTANAPQELPVPEGNEIAPDLNAMALRADLRLGSKDAHPANAAWVVAEPGQMLQPLTLANADLTWVSHCVPGTPGFELLPGLPAPIDYDYFVWKGVEPDLHPYGACFHDLAERRSTGVIEFLKVHQVGAVIVGGLALDYCVKTTARQLRQAGFQVLLYLPACRALTQEGAITACGALAAEGVILCGDEAALDYQLSLIKESRP
- the pncB gene encoding nicotinate phosphoribosyltransferase; translation: MSESVFGPRIIQNLLDTDFYKITMMQAVLHNYPNAEVEWEFRCRNNEDLSPYLAEIRYQIEQLSEVTVTHDQLAYLEKIPFLKPDFIRFLSLFRFNLRYVQVGLDAAGQLAIRVRGPWLHVILYEIPLLAIISEVRNRYRYRDVVIEQVGERLYQKMDWLKAEASADELAGFQLADFGTRRRFSYRVQEEVVYLLKHDFPGRFVGTSNVHLARELELKPLGTMAHEWFMAHQQLGPRLVDSQAAALEGWVREYRGLLGIALTDCITMDAFLGDFDLYFAKLFDGLRHDSGDPLVWAEKAIAHYERLGIDPKGKTLIFSDGLDFAKALGLYRALHSRINVSFGIGTRLTCDIPGVEPMNIVIKMTDCNGAPVAKISDSPGKTQCRDENFVAYMKHVFKVN
- a CDS encoding HBL/NHE enterotoxin family protein, which produces MDALKKQFFPFTLNPLSNVVSIAALGSVPAALRASNDLPIDQQLADAFNANNDVMAYVLGITNTQLPTITPAPSWYSTFQTAFSNAQIHANAWYGISANLVSIPNAIAGYGIAFNVSMSTINSLIAVLQVDPGNTQAISSLKQQFTGLISQLRAFSQSAVSVHQSINDYSNNLIQDSQILAKAVTDSTQQQDVNRDQVRQYQAKIEEMRKQIKTWQVVETASAIGAGVAFFAGAVIAIFSLGFGLAFGIVGAAAGIATMVAAEVKIKQLRSEIEADTTRMNAVTQQSASLAALNDQLNKLIQLSQSAGSLIGLLLNVWEELEGELNTVLTDLGNCKGNVNNLNLPELQRNLNLANQDWQTLVGLCNSVASIKYNQATPAKANIQ